GCGGAAGGCTTGGAGATCATGCCATGTTGAATGTTGATTACCGATTAACAGGAGGGTAGGTGAAGCACTAAAACAGAACTAGTGGCTTGTTCATGCACCGCTCCCTGCTGGTCCACAGGCTTATATTATAGTACTCAGTCGAAGCAGGTTGCCGCCATGTTAGTTCTCTCTTCTTCAGTTCCTCGGCAAAATTTATACTGTCTCAACAACTCAACAAGATTGAGGGTGGGAGGTATCAGGATTTTGACATGGAGATTTAAACTGACACTTACACCATCAAATGGAGAATTCACGTCTCTGTCAATCTGGGCTCTGCATTTCTTCCACCAACTATGGAGCGATCGTGTTGCACTGCTGGGGGGAGGTGTTGCAAGTTAAACCATCCTCTCAGTCGAACCCACACTGCTACGGTGCATGGGCAGTCCTTACAGATATGAGTAGGTGTCTCAGGCTCTGTGTTGCATAATTTGCAATGTGGGTCGTGAGGCCATCCACGTTTTTCCAAATTATTGGCCCTTGGAATCTTTCTGTGTAGGAGGATCCATGCAAAAATTCAGCATTTCGGTTCCGTCTTGGCTTTCCATATTAGCGTGATgttcagctttttttttttgtttggcctTGAAATTGGATACGGTACGCACTTTTCGTCTGTATTCCTCATCCGCTGTCCACCTCCAAGAGATCTCATCCTCAGTGTTGTTGTCCATGTGTAGCAATTGAATTTCATACCATAGGTGCACGTACTCCCAGATTTCCTCCTGAGTTGTGAGCTGGCAAACTTGATCAATCCAGTAGTTGTCATGTAATGCTCGGTGCACTGAGAATTGTTTTCGTCTAGATCGTTGGAATAAGAGTGGCACAAAATTTCTTGGTGACACCCCGTTCACCCAAAACGAGTGCCAAAAGTTAGCTTTTTTTCCGTTACCCACCACTACAACAGTTGAGGCATAGAAAAGGTTTTTGTCGTGTTTGTCACGAGGAATATCCAATCCTACCCAAGCTCTGTCCGAATGTTTCCATTGAAACTAGCACCACCGAATTCTTAGAGCTCTAGCGAGTTGCTCTAGGTCGAGAATTCCCAACCCTCCTAAATCTTTTGGCAAACACACTGTTGGCCAGTTGACCAAACAGTATCCTCCATTGAACTTTTCCGGTTCGTCTCCTTTCCATAAAAATCCTCGTCTAAGTCAGTCTATTTGTTTGATCAGCCACTTTTGCGCTGGGAAGATTGTGAGGTGGTAAATTGGTTAAGAAGTCAGCACACTCTTTACTAGTGTCTCTCTTCCGGCTGAGGACAACAACTTCCCTTTCCATCCAGGCAGTCTGCCTCCTATCTTATCGATGAGCAGTTGAACATCCACCCTCCTGAGTTTGCGGGTGCGGAGAGGTAATCCCAGATATTTACCAGGGAATGAAGAAATTTTCCCTAGGAAGTCTATTAAAGCTTCTGAGATGATATCCTCGCTGCAACAAATGGGGAATATTTCTATCTTATTCATGTTAATCTTGAGGCCGGAGCATTCGCCAAACGTATGTAGCAGGTGGCTGATATGGTACAGCTCTGTTCGATCCGGATTCGCGAAGATTGCCGCATCATCGGCATATAGAAAGCATCTCATTTTTGCCGCTCAAGGGACGATGGGGTTTATGATGTTGTTACTAGCGGCCATCTCGATTAATTTGTGGAGTGGGTCTATGGCTAGGATGAACAACATGGGTGATAGTGGGTCACCCTATCGAAGGCCTCTCGCATGcttaaattttttttcccaggCACTCCATTGAGTGATACTTTTGAGGATGATGTGGCTAATAAGGCTGTGATCCAGTCTCTCCATTTTTGACCAAAACCAAGAGCATGTAGAGTTTCAATGAGGAACACCCAACTGATCAAGTCAAATGCCTTGGAGATGTCGAGCTTTATAAACAATGCCGGTCGTTTTGATTTGTGCAAGGCTTTGATTACACCTTGTACATAGATGAAGTTGTCATGAATACATCACTTTTTGATGAAAGCATTCTGACATCTGGAAACTAGTTCATTAAGCTTTGGAGCTAACCTGTCGGCAAGTACCTTTGTTATGATCTTTGCTAAACTGTTGATAAGACTAATTGGTCTAAAATTGCTAAGTACCTTTGTTACGATCTTTGATGAAGGCGTTCCATGGGTTGTAGTTAGTGCAGGGATGTGtaacttccttttcctattatTTGCATGTATCATAAACAACCGTGTGCAAGCGTCGCCTTTTCGTATCCATGTTAATCTAGAGTGCTGGGGTCCGTTGGATTGGCGCGAGGTCCACTGATTTAGCTTTCAAGTATCGTCTAAACTCTAGCTCCTCAGGCGTGAGCGTCCATTGCTCTTGGGCGGTATCTCAATGCTAAGTTACCTAAATTCTGTCTCTTCCACAGTTTCAGCGCCTTCGCTGTTCGAATGAGCTTGACATGCATGCGTAATTAAAATGACATCTTGCGTGTTCACTGGTTGACTCCATGCCTCCTGAACAACCTCCAAAAAACTTGGCATATAACCCAGTAAGATTCGAATCGAAACCCCGCGTAGTTCTGCCTCTCGACATCCCCCGTCAGGCAGACGAGACAGAATTTGGATCCCAGGTGAAAAGACAGACGAGAAATCAGCTGAGACATGAGACCAAGATAATCATCGCCAGAGATGACAGTAGTCATGCATGATTCAGTTACTGGCTGATGATATTATTGCGCATTCATGCTGTCTCTCTGAAGATTCAAATTGTCCATTTCTGTCATTTCCCATTCACTGATCAGAATGCCTATCTAGCACATGTTGGACACGCCATTGTTCTTGGCTAGCTCCGTGGGACAGAACAGAACAGGCTTTGGTACATTCTATGTTTGGCCCCATTCATGTACAACATGACATTGCACAATTATGCATGACTGAATCTGAACCTATATTGAGACAGACTGAAGTAACCAGCAGTAGTACAGTTTCATCTCAGATCCATCTACGTTAACAAATCTCATGTAAagacccaaaaaaaaacagtacAACAAACAGTACTCAAACCAAACTAATGCTGAAGATCTGGTACAGACATAAAGATGCTTGTGATCATCAGCATAACAACAAATATGATATTCATACGCAACCAAACTTTGATTATGTCTGCCGATTGTTCAGTTGGTATAGCACCTGACAGGGATAGTGTGGAAACTATGGTCACTGATACAAGGTTCTGCGGTGGCATATCATGGAAAAGATGCCTTAAAGAACACAAGTATACACAACTATGTTGCATGAAAACTGAAACTATGGTCACTACACTTTGTCGCTGCCATGTCAGTTGACCTGCGAAGTCTTACAATGCATCCATGTACAATCAGCCGCCGTCCCAATAACGTACATGCAGAATTTGTATTTTGTACGAGAGAAGAGCGAGGGTAAAAAGGGGAACAAATTCGTTGCGCCTCCATGATTTTCTCCTTATTTTCCGCTTCTTTACCCGTGAAAAAACGCGGCTGGAATAATCTGCGTTTGTACATGAAGAGTTTGATTTGACCGGGCCCCTCGCTCTCCCCCCTTTCCATCTTCTCCATGACCGAATTTTACTTTCCAACAGATCGGATCGGGAGGAGCCGACGCGCAGCAAGTTCTTGGATCGAAGAGGGCGGAGATGTCGACGGCGACGTCGGATGGAGGCCGTGGCATCCACGCCCTGTGCGACGACGCCCTGATGGAGATCCTTGTGCTTCTCCCCAACAAGTCCGTGCTCTGCTGCCGCGCCGTCTGCCGGAGGTGGCGCCGCATCACCAACGACGGCTCCTTCCTCGCCGGCctctccgcccgccgcccgctcaaGATGATCATCCTCTCCCAATCCGGCGCCGGGGCAGTGAGCGCCGTGTCCCTCTCCGTCGACGACCCGACGTCGCCTGCGGAGAGCCGCCGCTCGCACCTCTTCGACCGGAGGCAGCTATACGAGGACGGGCGGACCCGCCGTAACAACCGCTGCTTCGACGTGGTCTGCTCCCTCGACGGGCTGCTCGTGCTGTCCCAACGCCCGGGGCTCTTCGTCGTCTGCAACCCCGCAACCAGGCAGTGGACCAACCTGCCGGCGCTGCGTCAGGAGCCGCGCCGTCTCCACGCGATCGCGTGCGGCTTCTACTCGCACGGCTCCTCCGGCGAGTACCGCCTCCTCTGCCACGTCGAGTACAGGAGGAAACGCTACTACTACATcctcgcggccggcggcgcccttcCTCGCCGGCTCGGGCGAGCTCCTCGTCCTCCGAGCTGGGAGTACGACGCACCCGTGGCTCGTCGCGGGATCCTCCACTGGCTCGCCTCGCACCCcgaggccgccaccgccgccggcaagaACAAGATGCTGGCGTTCGATACAGCCTCCGAGACGTTCCAGCTCATGCCCCGGCCGCCGGAGCGAGCCGGCGACACGGCGAGGGCGCTGCTGGAGCTTGACGGGGAGCTCAGCGTGGCCGTGATGCAGGGTTTGACGTCGCTGGCCGTTTGGGACTTGCGGCACTACGATGCGGAGGTCTGGACGCTGCGCTGCCTTGTGGTTGTGGAGGTGCCGCTGTCACGACTTTCGACCTGCAGGCTTCActcggtcggcggcggcgccatcctGATTGCAAACCGCTACAGCTGCAAGTTCAATGCTGCTAGGTTATACGATCTCAAGGAGAAGAGGATGCTCGGGGAAATTTCTCTCTCACACGAGGATCCAACGTTCCTTATGTTTAGGGAGAGCCTCGTGTCGCATGCCTTCTTCCACTCACCGCCTCGCAGCTCTGAGGTTGCGTACATAAAGTTCACCGATTACATGGTCAGGATCTATCTCTCTCATTCTAGGTATCAGcggataaaaaaaatgttggagtaTAAATGAATTGTCTATCTTTGCTTATGAAGTCAATATGGATGTTTGCAGGATGTTCAATTTTCATTGAAGAAGTTCACTGAAACAGGCCGGCCGCAAATTTTTGCAAGCTCTTGGTATAAAAAGAGAAGAGGAGACTATTACAATCGATTGGAATGAAATGTCGATGCTTACTATTGTTActcctctgtcccaaaataTAATATGGGATTTGACTTGGCATGGTTGATCACACTTTGACCGCAAATTTCTATTGTAACACCAAATTTATGGCTTTTGTAACACAAACCATTCATATTGTTAGACTAGTTATATATTAGTCAGAGAttataaatttaaatttttaaaaTGCGCGTGCGTCTTATATTTTCGGACAGACATAGTATAAACCGGTGCCAGATTATCATGAGAAAGCTATGCTGCATATCTTAGCTGCAGGCGGTGTATTCACACCCATTGCCCAACCAAAAGGGCTCAAGCTCCAAACCGCAACAAGCGGCAAATCTTGTACAGTTTGGCATATTTCTTCATTCCAGTTCACATTTCTTGATGGTCTGTAAAGCATAGTGTAAACATTGAAGAATCAATTTGCCATGGACATTCTGAAGACCATACCAAGAGGTAAAAGTGACTGGTGCTACTATAGTGCGAGGTGCAAGGAATGCACTCTCCGATGTCTCGATCGACTCACGAGAACCGTAACGACGGGTCAACAGTAGTGGCTCTTGAGCAGTGTCGGGCCACCAAATCTCTCAGGCTTCTTCAGGGGATCAGATCGAGCAGTAGTCTAGTAGCCCTATATGGGCACATAACCGCTCAACTAAGGGCGCGCAAAAAGCCAGCTAAGAATAAGCTTCGCAGTATGTTCTCCCAATACCGCTCATCCCCAAGCAACGTGCGCATGCAATGCACATTTCACGATTGGCTCACTAGAGTGCTCGATCGATTACTGtagctgctccggcggcggtgccggctcATCACGCCGCGGCTCGCCGAAGAACCGCAGCAATCCGGCCATCCCCGCCTTCCATCTCCTGGACGCTGGATCTCTTGCCGCACGCTTTAACCATTGGCACCGCGCTCTTCAACTCTCCGGTGTGCCGCCGCGCTCGTGCTGTCGTCCGCTGGCTCGcaggagcaccgccgccgcgacgcgtTCCGGACGGCGGGACAGGCACTTGTCTGGTGCCGCGCCAAGTTCGTTCCTGGGGCCTTGCCTGGTCGCCTCCAGTCCTGGTGGCGCGCCGTCCGGTGCGCGCGGCAGCAGTCGGCACCGGGACAAGCCTCTCGCCGGAAGCCCGAGAGCGGATACAACACTTGCACTGCACGAGCACGTCTGGTTCGAGCTTGCGCCACCGCTGTCCACCGTCGCCGGCGAAGTGAGCACACGTCGCTGATTCTGCTTATCCTAAGCCACCGGACGAGCCACCGCAAGACAATTAACACGACAGCGACAACCGAACGCTGCAGGAGAACACAAGTTTGGCAGGGTCAGATGGCAAAGACGAAACATGGGCTCACACACATATACATAGCAACTGAAGCCATCAAGAATATTCAAGATTCGAGGAATAACAAATACTCAAATAGCAGGAGCAGTTCTTCACTTCACACAGCAACAGCACGTTCACAGGATACATACAACCAGACATACACACCTCGTTACAGAGTCGAGAGACTGAGTAGCAAATTTTCCATTCGGATATGCAAGCACTCCATCCTACTTCTTTATATATGGCGCACTAGAATTTTGAAATGTCAAACTTTATATGTTTACACCAACAATTTGACAAATTCTCTGCATTATTGATGTAGCCCTTCATATTATTGCCCTTCTGACGAGCCTTGATCCTGCCTATTTTATCCCTCTGCcttagcatttttttttcacataaaGCCCATACGGCCATACCACTACTCTGGTTAACATGTCCTTTTATCTTCAGGTATGCGTCTACAGTGCCTATAAAATGGCAAGTATGCCTCTCACACTGTAGAAAGAAAGAGCAACACAACCATCAAAGACGCACGGAGTTTAGTTTCTAGTCACTGTAACTCTCTGTATGTATGTTTACTTAGTGTATAGGCTCATGCTTGAATTTTAGTACTCGAGGAAACAGCATGACCGATCCACTATAGGTGCGATGGGAACGTGTGGCAGCAGGATTAAAAATCTGGCAGTAAGGAAGTTTCTGAGAGGGGCTCGCAGTGATGCTGCTTTCTGAGCTTGTAGGGGCATCGCAAGTTGAGACTGATCATGGACAAGAACGACAACTAATTAACGTGGGCGTGTTTGAAATTAAACAATTTCACACGTCAACTGCACTGCTAGTAAAGATGGTTTCATCTTACAGTATTTTAGTGCCCATAATCTGTTGCAACATTAATTTAAATATATTCAACCAACTCGTACATATTGTCAGAGATGCATTATTCGATTGGAGTTCCATTTTGAATGTGTATCTGTGTTAATTTTGCTTTCAGCAAGAACTATTGAACTTCAGTTATTTTACTAGGCCAGATAGTCCGATCTCAGAAGATCATACAAGGCAAGGAAAACAATTGGAAAATATGGCACTGGCAGGTCTAGAAAAAGAAGGCAACTACTGCGGAAATGCACGCACTCCTTTCCGAAAATATGTCTTGGTTGATGCACTGATGAAATTGTACAACAATAAAAGGCACACAGTATAAGTATGGGTCAGGTAGACCCCTTGTGCTGGGCTGGGCTGCCTATAAAATGGACCCTGCATACCTGCACGTTACAAAGCAAGTATTACTCAAAAAAATTAGGTCTGAGGCGGTGAAGGCAAGGCTGGTATACATACATGTCGGTTGGGCTTGAGAGAGATCAGGATCACAAATTCCACTTGTATCTTCAGATGTATACACCCCCACAATCTCTTCAGCACTTCCAGCTTTGCTACCCTTAGTGATATTTGGCGTATTCTGTGTCCGATCATTCCTCGTTGCAGACATGAATTTGCTGAAAGCATTGCTCTTGGTTAGATATGACCACgatgaaaataaagaaagctTCATTCTTGGTTGCAGAGAAAGCTGCAGCAAGAGTACTTTAACCTTCACGAGTAGGATACTTTATAGTTTCTAATTCAGAATTTTAATAGATGTAGATGACATGGTCGACAGGAATGGCTGCAAGTGCAAGTGTGTCACTAATGACAACCTATATGTATTGATGGTTTCATCTATGGTAATTTAGAGTTGGCAATATGTGATTTTTCAAACTACCAGGTAGTATTCACAATGATGATGAAGTTTGCTTCTAACTGAAGTTCAACCGGAATGTTTatcaatataattttttttctccgaTTAAAGATACACTACTGTTATATTACATGGTCAGGATCCATCTCTCTCATTCTACGTATCAGCGGAAAAAAAGGTTCAAGTATAAATGAATTGTCCATCTTTACGTCAGTCAATATGGGTGTTTGCAGGATGTTCAATTTTCATTGAAGAAGTTCACTGAGACAGGCCGCAAATTTGCAAGCTCATGTTATAGGTGTTGATGTGCACACATGTGCTCTTGTACCGGAGACTATTACAATCGATTGAAATGAAATGTCGATGCTTATTATTGTTACTCCTCTGTCCCTAAATATAATATGCGATTTAACTTGGCATGGTTGATCACACTTTGACAACAAATTTCTAACACCAAATTTATCACTTTTGTAACACAAACCATTCATATTGTTAGACTAGTTATATATTAGTCAGAGATtataaaatttaaatttcaaaatGTGTGTGCTTGTTATATTTTTGGACAGATAGAGTATATAAGCAAGTGCCAGTTTATCATGCGAAATCTATGCTTGGCACTTGTCTTAGCTCAAGCTCCAAATTGCAACAAAGTGGCAAATCTTGAACAGTTTGacacttatttatttatttattttcttcatTCCAGTTCACGTTTCTTGATGGTCCGTAAACATTCAAGAATCAATTGGCCATGGACATTCTGAAGACCGTACCAAGAGGTTGTGACTGGTGCTGCTAGAGTGCTAGGTGCCATGAATACCATCTCTGATGTCTCGATCGACACACAGCCACCATATGAAAGTGGGTCAACATTATTTGTGGCTCTTGATCGGTGTCTAACGACCAAATCTCTCAAACTTCTTCATGGGGGCAGACCGAGCAGTAGTCTAGTACGCCTGTATCGGCACTTAACCGCTCAGCTAATGGCGCGCAAACAGCCAGCGAACAATAAGCTGCGCAATATGTTCTCCCAATACCGCTCATCCCCAAGGAACGCGCGCATGAAAATGCAACGCACATTTCACATTGGCTCACTAGAGTGCTCGATCGATATTACTGTCTGTTGAATTGAGAGAACACATGTAAAGTAACCTACAGTATGAGCAAAGGAGCACCCAAGCATGGTAGAACTGGAAGTAGTATACATCGGTCTTTCACGAATGCCTACTTGAGGAGCTTCTGGGCATGTGAAGCATCAGGAATCAAGATGCGGAGCAAAGAAGGTAGCGGTGCTGCTGGCTGACGATCTAGAGGCACAGATGGCATGGCTGGGGATGGGCCACAAGGGTTGCAGGTACCTTTGAGGTAAGCCATCTAAGAACAGTGGAACCCAATTTACTGTTCATCACAATCCTGTCATGCCTTGACCACAGGGGTTGTAACTTTAGTTAGTAACCGCTGCCCCGAAGGCATCAAGAAGCTCATATATAAGATTGTAGATTCTTCCTGTACACTCctgctctatcaatgaaataggcactatctcgtgcccgttcgttcaaaaaaaaaaaagacagggCAGCTGGGAGGCGGCAACAGGCCCCCCGAGTGAATTTGTACCCGAGTGGTCAAGGTCGTGTTAGCATTATTTCAGCTTGGCGTCATTCCAGATTGAATCAATACACCGAAGGACTCCCATCCCGTGGTTTGCATTGCAACCACAGAATTGGTCCCCAAGAATCAGAGataatatttacaaatagaaACAGCAGAAAATATAGACAAGGCAAGACTTACGGAGCTCTAGCAGCAGAACAAGTCACCTATAATCAGATTTTTCAGGAAAGAATTGGCATGTTATAAAATTGCTCTTCTCCTGGTGTAGTTTCCAAATTGCCGCTTCTTGCAAGAAAAGGACCATATATCATTGAAATGGACCCGCTGCAGGTAGCCCCAAAAGGCGAAGTATAGTTCACAAAAATATGTTTTGTTAATGGTTGATCAACTAGTGCAATGCATAGTGGATGAATGACCTTCATTGTCCAGGATGTTGTAAATGTTTTTATTGCATCTGCCAGCTATAAAATGCCTCCCGAGTCCCGACACTCAGCACATTGCATGCAAAGCCAAAGATGGTGATCCATTGAGCGAGAGAGCATATTGCCCAGCTATCCAGAGCTTGAAGGAACCAAAGGTCTATGTTGAGTTGTTGACACGGCAACTGTCTAATGTGGATGCTAATTAATGGTCATCTAGCAAGGCATGAGAGGCATCTGGATTGGAAATATACTTGAAAGCAGAAATTTCGTAAGTGTTTGATGAATCTGTAGATCCGAGAAACTGAATGAACGGGTAGCATAGTGTCTCCTTAGTCTGGACCCCCCAAGCTGTATCTCCAGTGTGTCTCCTCACCTTCCATGACCACAACTAAAATTAATGTAGCAAAGACACAATTAGAGCTCTTTTACAGTGCACAATACTAGTACTTAGTGGTATAATATAGACGAGATCTAACCATAAAATTTAATAATTATTATATTGTAAAAAGTGAGATTTCAAATGGAATGATCTTGTAAGATACCAGCGGAGCTCATGTATTATAGTGATGCTagtgtaaaaaaatattatagtgatgtcatttgtgtttTTTTCCATGATACCTTTATACCACATATATTACTCATGTATATTACCTATATTACAGGTGAAGttttcagtagtatacaattaatcttgaccatATCAGGTGTTTTTATACTTagtccttttcgaacactagtataaCCTAGTATTGTGCACCCTAAAAGAGTTCCACAATTAAGATTTCCTACCTACTGTAAGATGGCTCCTGTACCTGGAAAACTGAAATCTAGGACCACTGAGAACAGCATCCAGGCGCGTGTAGAGCAACCAAGAAAAGGTTTCATTTAGGTATTCCTCTTAAAATTTTGACAAATCCTGTGGTGAACCCATTGTtcaccatgaagaaaggaacaTCCATATATAAATGATACATAGCCTAGCCATGGCCCAATCCAGTAAATGATTTGGATACACTAGCTTCCATAAAATGGCTCCTACCCATCAGCAAATTGGAAGTCAAAATGGTAAATTACTTGGTTGCGAACTAATCTTATATAAGATGAGGAAGGAATGAAAATTAGGTTATAGACTCCCATGCATATGCTGataatgcaagtatgcaacagGCCACAAGGAGATCCTACTTGGCTGTCTAGCTAGGACCTAGAAATGAGAGGCATCAGGATTATCAGTCAGCCAGCTGGCCTAACATATGTCGCTAAATGGAGATCTGGCCCAAAGATATTCTACAATATAAttggaaaaaggagaaagaatgcAAGAGTGATGAGGGTTGGTGGTAGTCCAACAACCGTACATCACGGTGCCGAGAAGCCTAAGGTGGTAGTACAAGCAGGGAAGATCAATGTCGGAGCTGGAACCTGGCTCAATGGCAAATTGTCACCACCTTGTCTACCTTGTCTACCTCAGATATGCCGCCACAACCTTGAAACCAGGGGCGGAGCTACAGGTGGTCCCTGTGGGCAACGAACCACCCTGAATTTCTAGCCCAAGCCCATTGCCATATGACTGTTCTGATCATGGATAGATAAAATGATGCCATTGCCGCCATTTCTGGCATCTCTCCTTCAATCTTTTGATTTGATCATATTATGTTTGACAAATTTTACATATACTTGTATTATGACATATTACATTTTATAGTGTAAAAAGATTATATGTTAAGTTGGACCACCCTAGTCTCAGATCCTAGTTACGCCACTGCTTGGAACCGTGCAGTGGCACGCATCCTTTGGGTTAAGATAGCTCAAAGTGGGTTACAAACCATGCATACATCAAAAGACCTCAAGTTGTCTGGTTATCTAGGCGCATGGCAGGCACCAGGATTTGAACTATGTACACCTTCTTTGTCCATCCATATTGTTCTCAAACTGAAAACCTGTAAAAGATTTCGAGAGTAGGAGTCAACGGTGGATGGGATGATTGTGATTTTCCTGAAGATGTGTGGAACTCATATTGGAAGCATCACCTGTGTTTGGCTTTCAAAAGCCAAGATGCATTCTCATCCATCCATATTGAATGAGCGAATTAGCTCAACTTTACTATAGatatttttctttcatgagttttgtgtgaagtgtttctcttgaaaaaaaaacaatttctCTTTACAAGTGTTACGTGACGTGCAAGTTGGGTGTTGACATAGCTAGGCTTCTGTGTCTATAGTTAGATGACTGGACACGAACTTTAAGCATCTTTTAGGAAAATATGAGCGAGTACAATATGTTTAGAAAAGCAAGTAAACTATGGGATTTATATTTTGTGGTGCATATTTTCCCCCCTTTTTGGAGTTTTATATGTGGTGGAATTGAGTGCAGACACATGGTACATAGACTACAAATAGACACGTAGAACAACAGAAAAGCGTTTTCACTTGATTTATCTGAACTACTCTTGTTTACGGTCGCATTATCTTTTCTTTCTCTACCAAAGGACTAAGTGAGATGACATATGCATAAGCATAGAGTAATTAACAAATTAAACACCCACATTTGCAATATTACTACTGTCAGGGCTTATTATCACATTATTAATCCCACTGATCTCTGTCATTTTCTACTGAATTATTTCTCCGTTGAAAGATTGATGAAATAAACAGAAAGAACGCAATAGGTAAATTGTCAGGTGCACCATCCATGTGCTGGGCTGCCTATAAAACAGCCTCTTGATCTCAGCACGTTTATGCAAAGATGCAAACTATTGACAAAACATCTAGTAGCAATATATATTGATGTGAAAAAGAATGAAGAGATATATGAAGCAGACTTACTCTAGGCATGTTACACACTTTTCCTTTGTTTAGGTCGGAACCTTTAAATCTAGCCATTCAGTGAGTATGAGGTTATACATCGGTCTATCACAAATGCCTACTTGAGGAGCATCTTGGCATGTGAAGCATCAGGAATCAAGATGCAGAGCAA
This portion of the Setaria viridis chromosome 7, Setaria_viridis_v4.0, whole genome shotgun sequence genome encodes:
- the LOC117865786 gene encoding F-box protein At5g49610, with protein sequence MSTATSDGGRGIHALCDDALMEILVLLPNKSVLCCRAVCRRWRRITNDGSFLAGLSARRPLKMIILSQSGAGAVSAVSLSVDDPTSPAESRRSHLFDRRQLYEDGRTRRNNRCFDVVCSLDGLLVLSQRPGLFVVCNPATRQWTNLPALRQEPRRLHAIACGFYSHGSSGEYRLLCHVEYRRKRYYYILAAGGALPRRLGRAPRPPSWEYDAPVARRGILHWLASHPEAATAAGKNKMLAFDTASETFQLMPRPPERAGDTARALLELDGELSVAVMQGLTSLAVWDLRHYDAEVWTLRCLVVVEVPLSRLSTCRLHSVGGGAILIANRYSCKFNAARLYDLKEKRMLGEISLSHEDPTFLMFRESLVSHAFFHSPPRSSEVAYIKFTDYMVRIYLSHSRYQRIKKMLEYK